One region of Elstera cyanobacteriorum genomic DNA includes:
- a CDS encoding AAA family ATPase has product MSETDAETILAGLAPADLDAGLIFSGQASGRLIRGFTAPCAYTPSPDPFYVFPEAMRELVVWLMAPADPLYVFGPTGSGKSSLIRQVAAKLNYPVFEITAHGRLEFADLAGHLSLDQGSMRFQHGPLALAMRYGGLFLLNEIDLLDPAVAVGLNGVLDGAPLCLPENGGEIIAPHPLFRFVATANTNGAADETGLYQGTLRQNLAFMDRFTLCEIGYPSPETERSLLDRRAPALPESLRSTMVDYAHQVRRLFLGDPTAGSLAERIEVTFSTRTLLRWADLTQRFQPLARTGIQPVTYALDRALGYRATPPTRALLQELAQRLFAVSA; this is encoded by the coding sequence ATGTCCGAGACTGATGCCGAGACAATCCTAGCCGGGCTTGCCCCCGCCGATCTAGATGCAGGCCTGATCTTCAGCGGCCAAGCCTCCGGCCGCCTGATCCGGGGCTTTACCGCCCCCTGCGCCTATACCCCAAGCCCCGATCCCTTCTACGTCTTCCCCGAAGCCATGCGCGAACTCGTGGTCTGGCTAATGGCCCCCGCCGATCCGCTCTATGTCTTCGGGCCGACCGGCAGCGGCAAGAGCAGTCTGATCCGCCAGGTGGCCGCCAAGCTGAACTATCCGGTCTTCGAGATCACCGCCCACGGCCGCCTGGAGTTCGCCGATCTCGCCGGGCACCTCAGCCTCGATCAGGGCAGCATGCGCTTCCAGCACGGGCCGCTGGCGCTGGCCATGCGCTATGGCGGCCTGTTTCTCCTCAACGAGATCGACCTGCTCGATCCGGCTGTCGCCGTCGGCCTCAACGGCGTCCTCGACGGCGCGCCGCTCTGCCTGCCGGAAAACGGCGGCGAGATCATCGCGCCGCACCCGCTGTTCCGCTTCGTCGCCACCGCCAATACCAATGGCGCCGCCGACGAGACCGGCCTCTACCAGGGTACCTTGCGCCAGAACCTCGCCTTTATGGACCGCTTTACCCTCTGCGAGATCGGCTACCCCTCACCCGAGACCGAGCGCAGCCTGCTCGACCGCCGAGCCCCTGCCCTGCCCGAAAGTCTGCGCAGCACCATGGTCGATTACGCCCACCAAGTCCGCCGCCTCTTCCTCGGCGATCCCACGGCAGGCAGCCTCGCCGAACGCATCGAAGTCACCTTCTCCACCCGCACCCTGCTGCGCTGGGCCGACCTCACCCAGCGCTTCCAACCCCTCGCCCGAACCGGCATCCAGCCCGTCACCTACGCCCTCGACCGCGCCCTCGGCTATCGCGCCACGCCGCCGACGCGGGCTTTGTTGCAGGAGTTGGCGCAGCGGCTGTTTGCCGTTTCGGCCTAA
- a CDS encoding transposase yields MARGDVTDEEWGVIEVLLPSERGRKSRPAHDNRRFLNGMLHVLRVGCPWRDMHERYGKWNSVYVRFRRWAEQGVWDAILATLVEFGLTDDW; encoded by the coding sequence ATGGCACGTGGTGATGTGACGGACGAGGAATGGGGCGTTATCGAGGTGCTTTTGCCCTCGGAGCGGGGGCGTAAGTCCCGACCTGCTCATGATAATCGGCGCTTTCTCAACGGCATGCTTCATGTGCTGCGGGTTGGGTGCCCCTGGCGGGATATGCATGAGCGGTACGGGAAGTGGAACTCGGTCTATGTCCGGTTTCGCCGCTGGGCTGAGCAAGGTGTCTGGGATGCGATCCTAGCCACGCTGGTCGAGTTCGGCCTAACCGACGATTGGTAG
- a CDS encoding DUF3987 domain-containing protein yields MVSYPFPSSNQPNHYSTHENDIKNKTQSINIHNNFFDAQKRYIKHQEEIKSLHDELSIQNYLRSIPTQYIPSIDYPRSPLLIDDIFSKNTSDFLKNLSTTLAVPIEIATVCMLSTVCTATRGRVSVRLSSLHKEVLTEYFLISAPSDSRKDNTAHFFRNTLLKAHESMVPDKKILNSNTFREIIKRMSSKRKKMIENEIEKNISQDCDIVAEILKQKNAIELIEKTSSCAHQIKLIIDTPTATSLIRALNTQDEFICIFDVEGRFLEKIKHENIQNIIIKSYDAESYLGGSDIKLNVDLNSPITSMCLLTNPEIYQDFYQDENIMRSDISSRFLPIFLGQSFIEKNLSEDISEEIQEWLQKKIRSIMSVERPRSDNSEKIFNEIILSTEAKEYFSYFRGRNDVEAFVSGKNYAHRAFKNRKPSHLIRLAGILHILENDQFIDNEISAKTIKSADILLKFFDVYAQSAFDNQYQKSLNVANKILNWIYRHKKSSFEERDAQRGVGRCTIEEIRSGIDILETNLYLGRLHLKNLKFVVNPNLITQTNLISPNPNIGSSGIDYS; encoded by the coding sequence ATGGTTTCTTATCCTTTTCCCTCTTCAAATCAACCAAACCACTATTCAACCCATGAAAATGACATTAAAAATAAAACTCAATCCATTAATATTCATAACAATTTTTTCGATGCTCAGAAACGATATATCAAACACCAAGAGGAAATAAAATCATTACATGATGAATTATCAATTCAAAATTACTTAAGATCAATTCCAACACAGTATATTCCGAGTATTGACTACCCACGCTCACCTTTATTAATAGATGATATTTTTTCAAAAAATACTAGTGATTTTCTAAAAAACTTATCTACTACCTTAGCTGTCCCCATCGAAATAGCTACTGTTTGCATGCTTTCTACAGTCTGCACTGCAACCAGAGGTCGGGTTTCAGTCAGATTATCGTCACTTCATAAAGAAGTATTAACAGAATATTTTTTGATATCAGCACCATCGGACAGCAGGAAAGATAATACTGCACATTTCTTTCGAAATACACTTCTAAAAGCACATGAAAGCATGGTTCCTGATAAAAAGATTCTTAACTCAAATACTTTTCGTGAAATTATAAAACGCATGTCAAGTAAAAGAAAAAAAATGATAGAAAATGAAATAGAGAAAAATATATCTCAAGATTGCGATATTGTCGCAGAAATACTGAAACAAAAGAACGCAATAGAATTAATTGAAAAAACATCCTCTTGCGCACATCAAATTAAACTTATTATTGATACACCTACTGCAACGTCTCTTATTCGAGCACTGAATACTCAAGATGAATTTATATGCATATTTGACGTAGAAGGAAGATTTTTGGAAAAAATCAAGCATGAAAATATCCAAAATATAATAATTAAATCATACGATGCAGAATCGTATTTAGGTGGTTCCGATATAAAATTGAATGTAGATCTTAATTCACCAATCACATCAATGTGCTTACTCACAAACCCGGAAATATATCAAGATTTCTATCAAGATGAGAACATTATGAGGAGCGACATATCATCCAGATTCCTACCTATATTTCTTGGACAAAGCTTTATAGAAAAGAATTTATCCGAAGATATTTCGGAAGAAATACAGGAATGGCTCCAAAAGAAAATACGATCCATCATGTCAGTCGAGAGGCCCAGATCGGATAATAGCGAAAAAATATTCAATGAAATAATTTTATCCACCGAAGCTAAAGAGTATTTCTCCTATTTCAGAGGGAGAAATGATGTCGAAGCTTTCGTTAGTGGAAAAAACTATGCTCATAGAGCCTTTAAAAATAGAAAGCCAAGCCATTTGATTAGATTGGCAGGTATATTACACATTCTTGAAAACGATCAATTTATCGACAACGAAATATCAGCAAAGACAATAAAATCTGCGGATATACTCTTAAAATTTTTTGATGTTTACGCGCAATCGGCATTTGACAATCAATATCAAAAATCTCTAAACGTAGCTAATAAGATATTAAATTGGATATACAGGCATAAAAAAAGCTCATTTGAAGAAAGAGACGCCCAGAGAGGAGTTGGTCGCTGCACAATCGAAGAGATAAGATCAGGTATAGATATTTTAGAAACAAATCTATACTTAGGACGGTTACACTTGAAAAACCTAAAATTTGTCGTGAACCCAAATTTAATCACGCAAACAAATCTTATTTCTCCAAACCCTAACATCGGATCGTCGGGCATCGATTATTCATAA
- a CDS encoding IS5 family transposase, translated as MVAHDRQHHGSRPCLGSGRKRGTYKEAFGRSRGGFTCKVHARCDNQGRPLGFILTGGEASDYAAVDDLMALPVAKPKALLADKGYDGDTVRANLLMRGILPIIPPKANRRDPIACDFKRYRDRNRIERMLGHLKHQRRIATRYDKTALSFESFLNLAAIRRWLPYFVNRT; from the coding sequence TTGGTAGCACATGATCGACAGCACCACGGTTCGCGGCCATGTCTCGGCAGCGGGCGCAAAAGGGGGACGTATAAGGAAGCTTTTGGTCGATCACGCGGCGGCTTTACGTGCAAGGTCCACGCCCGGTGCGACAATCAAGGACGCCCTCTTGGCTTCATCCTGACTGGCGGCGAGGCTTCGGATTATGCGGCGGTCGATGACCTCATGGCCTTGCCGGTCGCTAAGCCGAAGGCCCTGTTGGCTGACAAGGGCTATGATGGGGATACCGTGCGGGCCAACCTGCTGATGCGCGGCATTTTGCCAATTATTCCGCCCAAGGCCAATCGGCGCGACCCCATCGCCTGCGACTTCAAACGCTACCGCGACCGAAACCGTATCGAGCGCATGTTAGGTCATCTCAAGCATCAGCGGCGTATCGCTACGCGATACGATAAAACCGCACTCTCCTTCGAAAGCTTCCTCAATCTCGCCGCCATCCGCAGATGGTTACCTTACTTTGTCAACAGGACCTAG